A genome region from Eschrichtius robustus isolate mEscRob2 chromosome 4, mEscRob2.pri, whole genome shotgun sequence includes the following:
- the LOC137763522 gene encoding RNA-binding protein with serine-rich domain 1-like, translating to MTLLISGRANSRGQMLCTPTTFSQPSPHHAASRRGLLWDVRSDCSTPRATNTGSSSGCSSPSASSRSGSSSTSRSSSSSSGSSSGSPSPSRRRHDKRRRSRSKSKPPRRDEKERKRRSPSPKPTKVHVGRLTRNVTEDHMEIFSTYGKIKTIDVPVERMHPHLSTGYAYVEFENPDEAEKALKHEDGGHIDGQEITATAVLAPWPRPPPRRFSPPRRVPPPPPTWRRSPPQMRRRSRSPRRRSPVRRRSRCPGRRRHRSRSSSSSSR from the exons ATGACGTTACTAATCAGCGGCCGAGCTAATAGTAGAGGTCAGATGCTCTGCACGCCCACCACCTTCTCCCAGCCATCCCCACACCATGCTGCGTCCAGGAGGGGACTCTTGTGGGACGTGAGGAGCGACTGCAGTACTCCAAGGGCAACCAA CACGGGCTCCAGCAGCGGCTGCAGCTCACCTTCAGCATCGAGCCGCTCCGGAAGTTCCAGCACCTCCCgcagctccagctccagctccggCAGCTCCTCCGGCTCTCCGAGCCCTTCTCGCCGCAGGCATGACAAGAGGCGGCGTTCCCGCTCCAAATCCAAACCACCCCgaagagatgaaaaggaaaggaaaaggcggAGCCCTTCCCCTAAACCCACCAAAGTGCACGTTGGAAGGCTCACCAGGAATGTGACCGAGGATCATATGGAGATATTCTCCACCTATGGGAAAATTAAAACGATCGACGTGCCTGTAGAAAGGATGCACCCCCATCTGTCTACAGGCTACGCATATGTGGAGTTTGAGAATCCAGATGAGGCCGAGAAGGCGCTGAAGCACGAGGACGGAGGACACATCGATGGCCAGGAGATTACTGCCACCGCTGTGCTGGCCCCCTGGCCTCGGCCACCCCCCAGGCGATTCAGCCCTCCCAGGAGAGTGCCGCCACCGCCTCCCACGTGGCGCAGGTCACCCCCACAGATGAGGAGAAGGTCGCGTTCCCCTCGGCGCAGGTCCCCCGTGCGCCGGCGATCCCGCTGCCCTGGCCGCCGCCGCCACAGGAGccgctccagctccagctcctccCGATAA